Proteins from a single region of Macrotis lagotis isolate mMagLag1 chromosome 2, bilby.v1.9.chrom.fasta, whole genome shotgun sequence:
- the WDR26 gene encoding WD repeat-containing protein 26 isoform X3, with the protein MQANGAGGGGGGGGGGGGGGGQGQGQGQTPELACLAAQNGESSPSSASSGGDLAHANGLLPSAPAAASNNSTGPSVNNGVPGGAASAAPCAAAAAAPAPAAASSSALAASELGSSLKKKKRLSQSDEDVIRLIGQHLHGLGLNQTVDLLMQESGCRLEHPSATKFRNHVMEGDWDKAENDLNELKSLVHSPHAIVRMKFLLLQQKYLEYLEDGKVLEALQVLRCELTPLKYNTERIHVLSGYLMCSHAEDLRAKAEWEGKGTASRSKLLDKLQTYLPPSVMLPPRRLQTLLRQAVELQRDRCLYHNTKLDNNLDSVSLLIDHVCSRKQFPCYTQQILTEHCNEVWFCKFSNDGTKLATGSKDTTVIIWQVDPDTHQLKLLKTLEGHAYGVSYIAWSPDDNYLVACGPDDCSELWLWNVQTGELRTKMSQSHEDSLTSVAWNPDGKRFVTGGQRGQFYQCDLDGNLLDSWEGVRVQCLWCLSDGKTVLASDTHQRIRGYNFEDLTDRNIVQEDHPIMSFTISKNGRLALLNVATQGVHLWDLQDRVLVRKYQGVTQGFYTIHSCFGGHNEDFIASGSEDHKVYIWHKRSELPIAELTGHTRTVNCVSWNPQIPSMMASASDDGTVRIWGPAPFVDNQDIEEECSSMDS; encoded by the exons ATGCAGGCCAACggggcaggaggaggaggaggaggaggcggcggcggcggcggcggcgggggccagggccagggccagggccagacGCCGGAGCTCGCCTGCCTCGCGGCCCAGAACGGGGAGTCGTCGCCCTCGTCCGCCTCGTCCGGGGGGGACCTGGCCCACGCCAACGGGCTGCTGCCctccgcccccgccgccgccagCAACAATAGCACCGGCCCGAGTGTCAACAACGGGGTCCCCGGCGGCGCGGCCTCCGCCGCCCcctgcgccgccgccgccgccgccccggcccccgccgccgCGTCCTCCTCGGCCCTGGCCGCCTCGGAGCTGGGCAGCAGCCTCAAGAAGAAGAAGCGCCTGTCCCAGTCGGACGAGGACGTGATCAGGTTAATAGGACAGCACTTGCATGGCTTAGGGCTCAA CCAGACAGTTGATCTCCTCATGCAAGAGTCAGGATGTCGTTTAGAACATCCTTCTGCTACCAAATTCCGAAATCATGTCATGGAAGGAGACTGGGATAAG GCGGAAAACGACCTGAATGAACTTAAGTCTTTAGTGCATTCTCCTCATGCTATTGTG AGGATGAAGTTTTTGCTGCTGCAGCAGAAGTACCTGGAATACCTGGAGGATGGCAAGGTCTTGGAGGCACTTCAAGTTCTACGCTGTGAATTGACACCCTTGAAATACAATACAGAGAGAATTCATGTCCTCAGTGG GTATCTGATGTGTAGTCATGCAGAAGACTTACGTGCAAAAGCAGAATGGGAAGGCAAAGGAACAGCTTCTCGATCTAAACTTTTGGATAAGCTCCAAA CCTATTTGCCACCATCAGTGATGCTTCCCCCAAGGCGTTTACAGACTCTGCTACGTCAAGCTGTGGAGCTACAGAGGGATCGGTGCCTATATCACAATACCAAACTTGATAATAATCTAGATTCTGTGTCGCTGCTTATAGATCATGTTTGTAGTAG gaaaCAGTTCCCATGTTATACACAACAGATACTTACAGAACACTGTAATGAAGTGTGGTTCTGTAAGTTCTCTAACGATGGCACTAAACTAGCAACAGGATCAAAGGATACAACTGTTATTATATGGCAAGTTGATCCG gatacacaCCAGCTAAAATTGCTTAAAACATTAGAAGGACATGCTTATGGTGTTTCTTATATTGCTTGGAGTCCAGATGACAACTATCTTGTTGCTTGTGGCCCAGATGACTGTTCTGAGCTTTGGCTTTGGAATGTACAA acaGGGGAGTTGAGGACAAAGATGAGCCAATCTCACGAAGACAGTTTAACAAGTGTGGCTTGGAATCCAGATGGGAAACGCTTTGTAACTGGAGGACAACGTGGACAGTTCTACCAGTGT GATTTAGATGGTAATCTCCTTGACTCCTGGGAAGGGGTAAGAGTGCAATGCCTTTGGTGCTTAAGTGATGGGAAGACTGTTTTGGCATCAGACACACACCAGCGAATTCGGGGCTACAACTTTGAGGACCTTACAGATAGGAACat AGTTCAAGAAGATCATCCTATTATGTCTTTTACTATTTCAAAAAATGGCCGATTAGCTTTGTTAAATGTAGCAACTCAG GGAGTTCATTTATGGGACTTACAAGACAGAGTTTTAGTGAGAAAGTATCAAGGTGTTACACAAGGATTTTACACAATTCACTCATGTTTTGGAGGCCATAATGAAGACTTCATCGCTAGTGGCAGTGAAG ATCACAAAGTATACATCTGGCACAAACGTAGTGAGCTGCCAATTGCAGAGCTAACAGGACACACACGCACAGTTAACTGTGTGAGCTGGAACCCACAGATTCCATCCATGATGGCCAGTGCTTCAGATGATGGCACTGTTAGAATATGGGGACCAGCACCTTTTGTAGACAACCAGGATATTGAAG
- the WDR26 gene encoding WD repeat-containing protein 26 isoform X1 — MQANGAGGGGGGGGGGGGGGGQGQGQGQTPELACLAAQNGESSPSSASSGGDLAHANGLLPSAPAAASNNSTGPSVNNGVPGGAASAAPCAAAAAAPAPAAASSSALAASELGSSLKKKKRLSQSDEDVIRLIGQHLHGLGLNQTVDLLMQESGCRLEHPSATKFRNHVMEGDWDKAENDLNELKSLVHSPHAIVVRGALEISQTLLGIIVRMKFLLLQQKYLEYLEDGKVLEALQVLRCELTPLKYNTERIHVLSGYLMCSHAEDLRAKAEWEGKGTASRSKLLDKLQTYLPPSVMLPPRRLQTLLRQAVELQRDRCLYHNTKLDNNLDSVSLLIDHVCSRKQFPCYTQQILTEHCNEVWFCKFSNDGTKLATGSKDTTVIIWQVDPDTHQLKLLKTLEGHAYGVSYIAWSPDDNYLVACGPDDCSELWLWNVQTGELRTKMSQSHEDSLTSVAWNPDGKRFVTGGQRGQFYQCDLDGNLLDSWEGVRVQCLWCLSDGKTVLASDTHQRIRGYNFEDLTDRNIVQEDHPIMSFTISKNGRLALLNVATQGVHLWDLQDRVLVRKYQGVTQGFYTIHSCFGGHNEDFIASGSEDHKVYIWHKRSELPIAELTGHTRTVNCVSWNPQIPSMMASASDDGTVRIWGPAPFVDNQDIEEECSSMDS; from the exons ATGCAGGCCAACggggcaggaggaggaggaggaggaggcggcggcggcggcggcggcgggggccagggccagggccagggccagacGCCGGAGCTCGCCTGCCTCGCGGCCCAGAACGGGGAGTCGTCGCCCTCGTCCGCCTCGTCCGGGGGGGACCTGGCCCACGCCAACGGGCTGCTGCCctccgcccccgccgccgccagCAACAATAGCACCGGCCCGAGTGTCAACAACGGGGTCCCCGGCGGCGCGGCCTCCGCCGCCCcctgcgccgccgccgccgccgccccggcccccgccgccgCGTCCTCCTCGGCCCTGGCCGCCTCGGAGCTGGGCAGCAGCCTCAAGAAGAAGAAGCGCCTGTCCCAGTCGGACGAGGACGTGATCAGGTTAATAGGACAGCACTTGCATGGCTTAGGGCTCAA CCAGACAGTTGATCTCCTCATGCAAGAGTCAGGATGTCGTTTAGAACATCCTTCTGCTACCAAATTCCGAAATCATGTCATGGAAGGAGACTGGGATAAG GCGGAAAACGACCTGAATGAACTTAAGTCTTTAGTGCATTCTCCTCATGCTATTGTGGTAAGAGGCGCACTTGAAATCTCTCAAACGTTGTTGGGAATAATTGTG AGGATGAAGTTTTTGCTGCTGCAGCAGAAGTACCTGGAATACCTGGAGGATGGCAAGGTCTTGGAGGCACTTCAAGTTCTACGCTGTGAATTGACACCCTTGAAATACAATACAGAGAGAATTCATGTCCTCAGTGG GTATCTGATGTGTAGTCATGCAGAAGACTTACGTGCAAAAGCAGAATGGGAAGGCAAAGGAACAGCTTCTCGATCTAAACTTTTGGATAAGCTCCAAA CCTATTTGCCACCATCAGTGATGCTTCCCCCAAGGCGTTTACAGACTCTGCTACGTCAAGCTGTGGAGCTACAGAGGGATCGGTGCCTATATCACAATACCAAACTTGATAATAATCTAGATTCTGTGTCGCTGCTTATAGATCATGTTTGTAGTAG gaaaCAGTTCCCATGTTATACACAACAGATACTTACAGAACACTGTAATGAAGTGTGGTTCTGTAAGTTCTCTAACGATGGCACTAAACTAGCAACAGGATCAAAGGATACAACTGTTATTATATGGCAAGTTGATCCG gatacacaCCAGCTAAAATTGCTTAAAACATTAGAAGGACATGCTTATGGTGTTTCTTATATTGCTTGGAGTCCAGATGACAACTATCTTGTTGCTTGTGGCCCAGATGACTGTTCTGAGCTTTGGCTTTGGAATGTACAA acaGGGGAGTTGAGGACAAAGATGAGCCAATCTCACGAAGACAGTTTAACAAGTGTGGCTTGGAATCCAGATGGGAAACGCTTTGTAACTGGAGGACAACGTGGACAGTTCTACCAGTGT GATTTAGATGGTAATCTCCTTGACTCCTGGGAAGGGGTAAGAGTGCAATGCCTTTGGTGCTTAAGTGATGGGAAGACTGTTTTGGCATCAGACACACACCAGCGAATTCGGGGCTACAACTTTGAGGACCTTACAGATAGGAACat AGTTCAAGAAGATCATCCTATTATGTCTTTTACTATTTCAAAAAATGGCCGATTAGCTTTGTTAAATGTAGCAACTCAG GGAGTTCATTTATGGGACTTACAAGACAGAGTTTTAGTGAGAAAGTATCAAGGTGTTACACAAGGATTTTACACAATTCACTCATGTTTTGGAGGCCATAATGAAGACTTCATCGCTAGTGGCAGTGAAG ATCACAAAGTATACATCTGGCACAAACGTAGTGAGCTGCCAATTGCAGAGCTAACAGGACACACACGCACAGTTAACTGTGTGAGCTGGAACCCACAGATTCCATCCATGATGGCCAGTGCTTCAGATGATGGCACTGTTAGAATATGGGGACCAGCACCTTTTGTAGACAACCAGGATATTGAAG
- the WDR26 gene encoding WD repeat-containing protein 26 isoform X2 — protein MQANGAGGGGGGGGGGGGGGGQGQGQGQTPELACLAAQNGESSPSSASSGGDLAHANGLLPSAPAAASNNSTGPSVNNGVPGGAASAAPCAAAAAAPAPAAASSSALAASELGSSLKKKKRLSQSDEDVIRLIGQHLHGLGLNQTVDLLMQESGCRLEHPSATKFRNHVMEGDWDKAENDLNELKSLVHSPHAIVVRGALEISQTLLGIIVRMKFLLLQQKYLEYLEDGKVLEALQVLRCELTPLKYNTERIHVLSGYLMCSHAEDLRAKAEWEGKGTASRSKLLDKLQTYLPPSVMLPPRRLQTLLRQAVELQRDRCLYHNTKLDNNLDSVSLLIDHVCSRKQFPCYTQQILTEHCNEVWFCKFSNDGTKLATGSKDTTVIIWQVDPDTHQLKLLKTLEGHAYGVSYIAWSPDDNYLVACGPDDCSELWLWNVQTGELRTKMSQSHEDSLTSVAWNPDGKRFVTGGQRGQFYQCDLDGNLLDSWEGVRVQCLWCLSDGKTVLASDTHQRIRGYNFEDLTDRNIVQEDHPIMSFTISKNGRLALLNVATQGVHLWDLQDRVLVRKYQGVTQGFYTIHSCFGGHNEDFIASGSEVEGKESHSQSPGGTWVQGWLLIHLGFLTVEISLNLSVFWANDSKTDSKITKYTSGTNVVSCQLQS, from the exons ATGCAGGCCAACggggcaggaggaggaggaggaggaggcggcggcggcggcggcggcgggggccagggccagggccagggccagacGCCGGAGCTCGCCTGCCTCGCGGCCCAGAACGGGGAGTCGTCGCCCTCGTCCGCCTCGTCCGGGGGGGACCTGGCCCACGCCAACGGGCTGCTGCCctccgcccccgccgccgccagCAACAATAGCACCGGCCCGAGTGTCAACAACGGGGTCCCCGGCGGCGCGGCCTCCGCCGCCCcctgcgccgccgccgccgccgccccggcccccgccgccgCGTCCTCCTCGGCCCTGGCCGCCTCGGAGCTGGGCAGCAGCCTCAAGAAGAAGAAGCGCCTGTCCCAGTCGGACGAGGACGTGATCAGGTTAATAGGACAGCACTTGCATGGCTTAGGGCTCAA CCAGACAGTTGATCTCCTCATGCAAGAGTCAGGATGTCGTTTAGAACATCCTTCTGCTACCAAATTCCGAAATCATGTCATGGAAGGAGACTGGGATAAG GCGGAAAACGACCTGAATGAACTTAAGTCTTTAGTGCATTCTCCTCATGCTATTGTGGTAAGAGGCGCACTTGAAATCTCTCAAACGTTGTTGGGAATAATTGTG AGGATGAAGTTTTTGCTGCTGCAGCAGAAGTACCTGGAATACCTGGAGGATGGCAAGGTCTTGGAGGCACTTCAAGTTCTACGCTGTGAATTGACACCCTTGAAATACAATACAGAGAGAATTCATGTCCTCAGTGG GTATCTGATGTGTAGTCATGCAGAAGACTTACGTGCAAAAGCAGAATGGGAAGGCAAAGGAACAGCTTCTCGATCTAAACTTTTGGATAAGCTCCAAA CCTATTTGCCACCATCAGTGATGCTTCCCCCAAGGCGTTTACAGACTCTGCTACGTCAAGCTGTGGAGCTACAGAGGGATCGGTGCCTATATCACAATACCAAACTTGATAATAATCTAGATTCTGTGTCGCTGCTTATAGATCATGTTTGTAGTAG gaaaCAGTTCCCATGTTATACACAACAGATACTTACAGAACACTGTAATGAAGTGTGGTTCTGTAAGTTCTCTAACGATGGCACTAAACTAGCAACAGGATCAAAGGATACAACTGTTATTATATGGCAAGTTGATCCG gatacacaCCAGCTAAAATTGCTTAAAACATTAGAAGGACATGCTTATGGTGTTTCTTATATTGCTTGGAGTCCAGATGACAACTATCTTGTTGCTTGTGGCCCAGATGACTGTTCTGAGCTTTGGCTTTGGAATGTACAA acaGGGGAGTTGAGGACAAAGATGAGCCAATCTCACGAAGACAGTTTAACAAGTGTGGCTTGGAATCCAGATGGGAAACGCTTTGTAACTGGAGGACAACGTGGACAGTTCTACCAGTGT GATTTAGATGGTAATCTCCTTGACTCCTGGGAAGGGGTAAGAGTGCAATGCCTTTGGTGCTTAAGTGATGGGAAGACTGTTTTGGCATCAGACACACACCAGCGAATTCGGGGCTACAACTTTGAGGACCTTACAGATAGGAACat AGTTCAAGAAGATCATCCTATTATGTCTTTTACTATTTCAAAAAATGGCCGATTAGCTTTGTTAAATGTAGCAACTCAG GGAGTTCATTTATGGGACTTACAAGACAGAGTTTTAGTGAGAAAGTATCAAGGTGTTACACAAGGATTTTACACAATTCACTCATGTTTTGGAGGCCATAATGAAGACTTCATCGCTAGTGGCAGTGAAG tagAAGGGAAGGAGAGCCATTCTCAGAGCCCAggggggacctgggttcaaggctGGCTCCTGATACATCTTGGCTTTCTGACTGTGGAgatatcacttaacctctcagtcttCTGGGCAAATGACTCTAAGACTGACTCCAAG ATCACAAAGTATACATCTGGCACAAACGTAGTGAGCTGCCAATTGCAGAGCTAA